Genomic window (Xylanimonas protaetiae):
GCGTGGTGGCGTTCTCGAGGCGATGCCGGTGGCGGCCCTCCCAGGTCACGTCCTCCTCGCTCAGCAGCAGGCGGAGCAGCTCGTAGTTCTCCTCGAGGTACTCGTACTGCTTGGTGATGTCGAGGCCCAGCAGCGGGTACTGGAGGTCCTCGTTGCCCTTGCCGATGGTGATCTCGAGGCGCCCGCGCGAGAGCTGGTCCACCGTCGCGAGATCCTCGGCCACGCGGATCGGGTCGAGCAGCGAGAGCACCGTGACGCCCGTGCTCAGCAGGATCCGCTCGGTGGCCTGCGCCACCGCCCCGAGGATCACCGTGGGCGCCGACGACAGGACGTCGCCCGCGTGCCGCTCCCCCACCGCGAACGAGTCGAAGCCGAGCTCCTCCGCGAGCACCGCGTGCTCGACGACGCGCGCGAGCCGGTCCGACGGCGGCACCGCCTCGCCCGTGACGGGGTGCGGCGGGTTGAAGACGATGTCGAGCAGCTGGAACCGCATCAGGCAGCCACCTCCGCGGCGGCGGCCTCGGCGAGCGCGGCGTCGCGCTTGGCGACCTCCTCGCGCACGATCGGGATGACGTACCGGCCGAAGTCGACGGCGTCGTCGAGCAGGTCGTACCCGCGCGCCGAGATGACCCGGACACCCAGGTCGTAGTACGCCAGCAGCGCCTCGGCGACCTGCTCGGGCGTGCCCACGAGGGCGTTCGAGTTGCCCGCGCCACCCGTGGCCTTGGCCGTGGCGGTCCACAGGACGGAGTCGAACCGCTCACCCTGCGCGGCGATCTCCAGCAGGCGCTGCGAGCCCGCGTTCTCCGGCTTGTCGATCGGGTGACGGCGGCTGAGCGTGCCGCCGAGGGCGGCCTTGCGCTCCTCGATGCGGCCCAGGATGCGGTGCGCCTTCTCCCACGCGAGCTCCTCGGTGGGCGCGACGATCGGGCGGAACGCGGCGTGGATGCGCGGCGGCGTGGCACGGCCCGCGGCGGCGGCCTCGGTGTGCACGCGCTCGATCTGCTCGCGCGTGCGGTCCAGCGGCTCGCCCCAGACGGCGTAGATGTCGGCCTCGGCCGCCCCGACCTTGAACGCGGCGTCGGAGGACCCGCCGAACGAGACGGTGGGCGTGTGCCCGGCGACAGGCCTGGTGTCGAGCACGAAGTCGTCGAAGTCGTAGAAGTCGCCGTGGTGGTCGAACGGCTCCGCGCTCGCCCACGCCTGCTTCACGATGCGGATGTACTCGTGCGTGCGGGCGTACCGCTCGTCCTTGGTGAGAGTGTCGCCCTCGCGGCCCTGCTCGTAGTCGTTGCCGCCCGTGATGAAGTGCACGCTGAGGCGGCCGCCCGAGAGCTGGTCGAGCGTCGCGAACGTCTTGGCGGCGTACGTCGGGTAGGAGACGTTGGGGCGGTGCGCGAGCAGCAGCTCGATGCTCTGCAGGCGCGCGGCCGTGTACGCGGCGAGGGCCGACGGCTCCGGGCCGGACGAGCCGTACGCGAACAGCACGCGCGTCCAGCCGTTGTCCTCGTGGGCGCGCACGATGCGCTCGAGGTAGCCAGGGTCGAACGCGGCGGTGGTGCGGGCGGTGGTCTCGCTCGCGTCGTTGGTGGTGGCGATGCCGAGGAACTCGACGGGCATGGTGGTGCTCCTGTCCGGGTCAGACGTGCGCGGCGTCGGCGGCGGGCTCGGTCGCGGGCAGGCCCGCGGCCTTCCAGGCGGGGAAGCCGCCGTCGACGTGGGAGACGCGGGTGTACCCGCGCGCCGCGAGCGCCTCGGCGACGGGACCGGACCCGTTGACGGACCCGCACACGACGACGACGGGCGTGTCGAGCGAGACGAGCGGCGCCGACGTGGTGCCGAAGAGGGCGTCGAGGTCGTTCCGGTCGGCCAGGGTGGCGCCGGGGATCTCGCCGGTGGACGCGCGGCCCGCGGCGGAGCGGACGTCGATCAGCAGGGCGCCGTCGGCCACCTTGACGCCGGCGGCGTCGGGGGTCTGCAGCTCGGGGGTGGTGCTCATGGTCTTTTCCTCCAGGTGTGGTGGGGCCGGGCGCGTTCAGCGCGCGAGCGCGAGGGGGTGGTCGGCGGCCGCGGCGGGGTCGCCCACGCCCCAGGCCTCGGCCAGGAGCGCGTACGAGCGGCGCGCGTCGGCCGGGTCGTGGGCGGCGGTGGTGATGAGCAGCTCGTCGGCGCCCGTGACGCGCTGGAGCGTCTCGAGGCGCTCGACGACGGTGGCGGCGTCCCCGACGACGCGCGTGTCGACGCGGTCGGCGACGACGGCGCGCTCGGCCTCGGTGCGGGCGGCCCAGTCGGAGGCGTCCTGCGGCCGCGGGTACGCGATCGCGCCGTCGGCGCCGCGGCGGATGGACGCGACCCAGTCGGCGAAGGGCGTGGCGAGAGCGCGCGCCCGGTCGGTGGTCTCGGCCACGAGCACGTCGGCCGAGACGACGACGTAGGGCGCGTCGAGGACGCCCGGCCGGAACGCCGCACGGTAGGCGGCGACGGTGTCGAGCGTGGTGTGCGGGCTCACGTGGAAGTTCGCGGCGATGGGCAGGCCCAGCTCGCCGGCGACCCGCGCCGACTCCCCCGCCGAGGAGGCGAGCACGAACAGGTCGAACAGCGCACCCTCGACGGGCGGCGAGGTGTAGCGGTGCCCGGACTCGTCGGCGAACGTGCCGGCCCGCAGCCCGAGCACCAGCTCGAGCTCCGCGCGGAAGCTCGCGGGACGCCGCGAGGCGCCGACGACCGCCGTCTGGGCGAGGAACCGTTCACGCAGCACGGAGTCGCCCAGCGACGGCGGCGCCGCGGGCACGTAGAGCCCGTCGACGACGCGCGGGCCCGCCACGGAGGGCGCCGGGCGGGCGGGTGCCGAGCCCGCGGCCCCGGTCGGCGGCGGGGTGAACGCCCGCCCCAGGCCGAGGTCCACGCGCCCCGGGTGCAGGGCGGCGATCGTGCCGAACTGCTCCGCCCCGATCAGCGGGCTCGTGGTGCTCAGCAGCGTCGCCCCCGACCCCACCCGGATGCGCTCGGTCCGCGCGGCCACGGCCGCGGCCAGCACCGACGGCGACGCCGAGGCCACGCCCGGCGACAGGTGGTGCTCCGCGTACCAGACGCGGTGGTAGCCGAGCCGGTCGAGCTGGACGGCGGTGTCGACGGCGTCGCGCACCGCCTGCGCGCCCGTGCCGCCCGCGGGGACGAGCGCGAGGTCGAGCACGGACAGGGGCACCCGGGTGGGGAGGGACATGGTGGATCTCCTGGGTCGTTACGGGGTGGGGCGGCCGGTCACTCGGTCTTGGGCAGGCCCGGCGGGTTGGTCTCGGGCTTGGCGATGGCCTCGGCCTCCAGGCCCCAGCGCTGGAGGACCTTCTGGTACGAGCCGTCGTCGAACGCGCCCTGCAGCGCGACCGTCACGGCGTCGACGAGGCCGTTGCCCTTGAGCGTGGTGACGGCGATCTGGGCGGTGTTGGGCCAGCCGCCGTTGAGCGTGCCGACCACCGCGAAGTCCTTCGGCGAGACGCGCGCCTTGTACGCCGCCGAGGCGTTGGGGCCGAACGACGCGTCGATGCGGCCCGACTGGAGCGCGAGGATGGTGTCGGCGTCGTTCTCGAAGTACTCGACCTTGACGGGCTCGAGGCCCGCGTCGGTGTTCTGCTTGTCCCAGGCGAGCAGGATCTTCTCCTGGTTGGTGCCCGAGCCGACGGCCACCGTGAGGCCCGCGATGTCCTTGGGCTCGTCGATCTTCGTGATGTCGCCGCCGGCCTTGACGAGCCAGCCGAGCTGGTCGTTGCGGTAGGAGGAGAAGTCGTAGAGCTCCTTGCGCTCCTCGGTCACGGTGACGTTGGTGATGACGGCGTCGACGTCGCCCGACTGCACGGCCAGCGGCCAGTCGGCCCACGCCTTGACCTCGAGCTCGAGCTTCTTGCCGAGCGCGTCGGCGACGAGCTGGGCGATGTCGGTCTCGTTGCCGATGGGGGTCTTCTCGTCGTCGGCGAGGAAGGTCAGCGGCGGGGCGCCGCCCGCGCTGACGGCCACCTTGAAGGTGTCCTTGGCGGCGAACTCGGCCGGGAGGAGCTTGACGGCAGCGGGGTTCTCGGCCGTGTGGATGCGGTCCTGCTCCGGCGTGGTGTTCACCTGGAGTCCGGCAGCGTCCGCGGCGGCCTGCAGGTCGCTGTCCCCCGCGGCCGCGGACGCCCCGCTGCACGCGGCGAGCAGCGCGACGACGGGCAGGGCGGCGAGGAGTGCGAGGGCGGCGCGGGGGCGCCGGCGGGCGTGGGTGCTCATGGTTGCCTCTCGTGGGGGTGGGGGTCACAGGACCTTGGCGAGGAACGCCTGGGTCCGCTCGTGGCGGGGGTGGGACAGGACCTGGTCGGGCGGTCCCTGCTCGACGACGCGGCCGGCGTCCATGAAGACGACCGTGTCGGCGACCTCGCGGGCGAAGCCGATCTCGTGCGTGACGACGACGAGCGTGGTGCCGCCGTGCGCGAGGTCGCGGATGACGTCGAGGACCTCGCCGACCAGCTCGGGGTCGAGGGCCGACGTCGGCTCGTCGAACAGGAGGACCGACGGGCGCATGGCGAGCGCCCGCGCGATGGCGACGCGCTGCTGCTGGCCGCCCGAGAGCTGGCGTGGCCGGGCGTCGGCCTTGTCGGCCAGGCCCACGCGGGTCAGCAGCTCGCGCGCCTCGGGCTCGACGTCGGCGCGGCGGCGCCCCTGGGCGGACACGGGCGCCTCGACGACGTTCTCGAGCACGGTCAGGTGCGGGAAGAGGTTGAAGGACTGGAACACGAACCCGATCCGGGTGCGCTGCCGCAGGACGTCCTTCTCCTTGAGCTCGCGCAGCACCTCGCCGCGGCGCGTGGTGCGCCGCTCGTAGCCGACGAGCTCGCCGTCCAGCTCCACGAACCCGGCGTCGACCTTCTCGAGGTGGTTGACCAGGCGCAGCAGCGTGGACTTGCCCGAGCCGGACGGCCCGAGGATCACGGTGACCTCGCCGGGGCGGACCTCGAGGTCGACCTCGTGCAGCACCTCGAGGGTGCCGTAGGACTTGCGCAGCCCGTGCAGGCGCAGGTGGCCGCCGCTCATGCCCGGCCCCCGCCCTGCGCGACGCGCGTGAGGTGGCCGCGCGTACGCAGCAGCGCCAGCACCCGCTGGCGCGGGGTGGGCGGCAGGGTGCGCAGTGCGCCCTTGGCGTAGTGCCGCTCCAGGTAGTACTGCGCGACGGTCAGCACCGTGGTGATGACGAGGTACCAGATGCCCGCGACGAGCAGCAGCGGGACGACCCGCTGGTTGCGGCCGTAGATGATGCCGACCATGTAGAAGAGCTCGCCGTACGCGAGCACGTACACCACCGACGTGCCCTTGACGAGGCCGATGATCTCGTTGACCGACGTCGGCACGATGGTGCGCATGGCCTGCGGCAGGACGACGCGCCACTGCTGGCGCCAGCGCGGGATGCCGAGCGACGCGGCGGCCTCGTGCTGCCCCTGATCGACGCCGAGGATGCCGGCACGCACGATCTCGGCGCTGTAGGCGGCCTGCGAGAGGCCCAGGCCCAGGACGGCGGCACCGAACTTGTCGACGACGTCGAGCGTCTCGACGTGGACGAACCCGGGGCCGAACGGGATGCCGAGGCTCAGCTCCGGGTACAGGTACGCGAGGTTGTACCAGAGCAGGAGCTGCAGGATGAGCGGCACCGAGCGGAACACCCACATGTAGCCCCACGCCACGGACTGGAGCAGCGGCGAGCGCGAGAGGCGCATGAGCGCCAGCACGGTGCCCAGGCCGAAGCCGATGACCGTGGCCGTCGCGGCGAGGCGGAGGGTGCCCCAGAGCCCTTCGAGCACCGAGGGCCAGGTGAGGTACGTCGCGACGACGTCCCACTCCCAGTGCTCGTTGCGGACGAGCGAGCTGACCACCATCGCGAGCAGCAGGGCGACGCCCGCGGTGGCGACCCAGCGCCCCGGGTGGCGCGCGGGGACCACCCGCAGGCCGGCGTAGGGCGGGGCGACCGCCGCGGTGGGCGGTGCGGCGACGGCCGTCACCGGGGTGCCTTCTCGCCCGCGGTGACGGCGAACGGCACGTGGTTGCCCGGCACGGGGGCGGGGCACGTACCGTGGTCGCTGAACGCGTAGGGCAGGTTGATGGTGCGGTTGAGGTCGACGCGCACGGTGCCCTCGGCGCCGGGGGCGAGCGTCTCGGGCAGGTCGAGCCACAGCACGCGCCACGGGGCGACGCCGGCCGCCTCGTCGGAGAACAGCAGCAGCGTGGCGCCGCCGGGCTTGCCCGTGAGCGCGAGCGTCACCGTGCGGGCCGGGTCGCCCGGGTACGGCAGGTCGACCTCGCCGACCACCTGCGTGCGGTGGACGAGCCCGATGCGCGCCGCGCCGACGGTCTCCGCGCGCGGCTCCGCAAAGAGCCGGACGGTGGCGTCGAGCACCCAGGCGTCGTCGTGCCCGAACACCGGCACGCCCGCGAACCCGAGCAGGGCGGGCGCGTGCGGGTCGCGGACGCGGACGGCGTAGCGCCCCGTGCGCCGCACGAGCTCGACGGCGACCTCGGCGGTCGCGCCCGGGTCGGCGTCGAGCGGCGAGCGGCCCGCGGGCAGGAACGTGCCCAGGATGCGCGAGGCGCCCTCGGCGACGACGGCGTCCGCGGAGCCGTCGACGACATCGTCGGCGTGCAGGGAGCCGTGCTCGTCGGGCGCGGAGCCGGGGCGCGTGCGGGCACCGTCGGCGTCGGCCCACCACAGCCCGGGAAGGCCGGGCAGGCGGGACGGCTCGGCGGGGAGCCAGTGGTAGGCGACGAGGCTCAGCCAGCCGTGCGGCGTGGCCAGGTCGCGCTCGCGCTCGGCGTGCCAGGCGGCCCACCGCTGGGCGGTCCGGGTGCCGACGGGCGTGACCTCGGTGGTCGGTGCGGTCATGTCGTGCCTCTCCTTCAGCTCGCGCGGGCGGCGGCAGGGACCTGCCGGCCGGGGACGGCCGAGACGAGCTCGGCCGTGTACGGGTCCTGCGGGTGGTCGAAGACGTCGGCCACCGGGCCGGTCTCCACGAGGCGGCCGTGGCTCAGGACGCCGACGTGGTCGGCGACCTGCCGCACGACGGCGAGGTCGTGCGAGATGAACAGGTAGGTCAGCCCGCGCTCGGCGCGGAGCTGCGCGAGGAGGTCGAGCACGCGCGCCTGGACCGAGACGTCGAGCGCGCTCGTCGGCTCGTCGAGCACCAGCAGGTCGGGGTCGAGGGCGAGCGCGCGGGCGATCGCGACGCGCTGCCGTTGCCCGCCCGAGAGCTCCGCGGGGCGGCGGGACGCGAGCGCCTGCGGGAGGTGGACGGCGTCGAGGAGCTCGGCGACGCGCGCCCGGCGCTCCGCCCGCGGGCCCGTGCGGTGGGCGCGGAGCGGCTCGTCGACCACCTGCGCGACCGTGAACCGCGGGTCCAGCGAGGCGTAAGGGTTCTGGTGGACGAGCTGCGTGCGGCGCCGCAGGTCGCGCAGCGCGGGGCCGCGGGCGCCCGCGACGTCGCGCCCGTCGATCCGCACGGTCCCGGCGTCGGCCCGCTCGAGGCCGAGCACGAGGCGCGCGGTGGTCGACTTGCCCGAGCCGGACTCGCCCACGAGGGCGAACGCGGACCCGCGCGGGATCGTGAACGAGACGTCGTCGACGGCGGTGAGGGTGCCGCGGGCGCCGAGCGCGAACTGCTTGCGCAGGCCGTCGACGACGAGCAGGTCGGGCGCGGGCGCGGCGACGGCGTCCCGCTCGGCGACGCGCGCACTGGCCGTCGCGGCACCTGCGGCGCCACCGGGCCCGACCTCGTCGCGGCCGAGCGAGAGCCCTGGCGCTGCCGCGAGCAGCGCCTGCGTGTACGGGTGCTGCGGCGCGGCGAGGAGCTCTGCCGTCGGGCCCTGCTCGACGACCTCGCCGTCCTTGAGCACCACGACGCGGTGCGCGCGGTCGGCGGCCACGGCGAGGTCGTGGGTGATGAGCAGCACCGCGGAGCCGGCCTGCTGCGTGAGGTCCACGAGCAGGTCGAGCACGCGCCGCTGCACGGTGACGTCGAGCGCGCTGGTGGGCTCGTCGGCGATCACGAGCTCGGGGCGGGCGGCGAGCGCGATGCCGATGAGGACGCGCTGGCGCATGCCGCCCGAGAGCTGGTGCGGGTACTGCCGGGCGCGCGCCTCGGGGTTGTCGAGTCCCACGGAGCGCAGGATCTCGACGGCGGTCGCGGCGGCGTCGCGGCGGCCCGCGAGCCCGTGGATGCGCAGCACCTCGGCCACCTGCTCGCCGATGCGGACCACGGGGTTGAGCGCGACGCCCGGGTCCTGCGGCACGAGGCCGACGCGCGAGCCGCGCACGCGCTCCCAGGCACGCTGCGGCAGGCCGGCGAGGTCGAGGCGCCGGGACGCGTCGGCGCCCAGGGCGATGCTCCCGCCCGTCACTCCTCCGGCGTGCGGCAGCAGGCCGACGGCGGCGTGCGCCGTCGTCGACTTGCCCGAGCCGGACTCGCCGACGAGCGCGACGATCTCGCCCGGCAGCACGTCGAACGTCACGCCGCGGACGGCGTCGACGACGCCGCTGCGGCCGCGGTAGGAGACGCGCAGGTCGCGGACGGCGAGGACCGGCTGGGGCGCGGTGGCGCCGTCGGCGGCCTCCGGCGCGGCGGGGGCCGGGGTCGCGGGCGTCTCCGTGGGCACCCGGTTCGTCAGGATCGTCATCGCACTGCCCTCCGGTCGTGGGAGAAAGCGCGCCCGAGGCGTCCGACGGCGACCACGAAGGCCGCGATCACGACACCGGGCAGGGTGGAGTACCACCAGGCGGTGGCGAGGTAGTTGCGGCCCTCGGCCACGAGCGAGCCCCACTCGGGGGTGGGCGGGGCCGCGCCGAAGCCGAGGAAGCTGAGCGCGGACACCGCCAGGACGACGGCGCCGAGCTCGACGGCGGCGAGCACCAGCACGGGCCCGGCGGCGCCGGGCAGCACGTGCCGCAGCACGACGGCGGTCTCGCGCGCGCCGGCGAGGCGTGCGGCCTCGACGTAGGTGGCGCCGCGCACGCGCAGCACCTCGACGCGCATGACGCGGGCGAAGGTCGCGACGGTCGCGACGCCCACGGCGACGGCCACCTTGAGCGTGCCGAACCCGAGCGCCGTGACGACGGCCAGCGAGAGCAGCAGGCCGGGGATGGCGAGCAGCACGTCGGAGGCCCGCATGACGAGCGTGTCGACCCAGCCGCCCGCGAACCCGGCGACCAGGCCGAGCGCGCCGCCGACGACGAGCGAGATCCCGATGGCCACGAACGCCGCCGTGAGCGACAGCCCCGTGCCGTGCACGGTCCGGCTGAACAGGTCCCGGCCGAGGTGGTCGGTGCCGAACCAGTGCGCGGCGCTGGGCGCCTGGAGCTTGTCGGCGGGCACGCCCGTGATCGGGTCCTGCGCGGCGAACAGGCCGGGCGCGACGGCCCAGGCGAGCACCACCAGCACGACGGCGGCCGCGAGGACCGCGCCGGGACGCAGGAACGGCCGGGCCAGGCGCCGGGCGCGCGGCGCCGTCGTCGGGCTTCCCGCGGCGGCCCCGGCGGACGGGGCGCGGACGACGGACAGGACGCTCATGCGGCACTCCTCAGCTCGGCGGGGGCGGCGGGGACGGCGGCGCGGCCGGGCACCCCGGCGGAGCGGGAGCGCCGCGGCAGGCGCAGCAGGCCGCGGCCCGCGGCCGCCGTCAGGTCGATGCGCGGGTCCAGCAGCGGGTACGCGAGGTCGACGAGCAGGTTGACCAGCACGAACACCACGGCCGCGACGACCACGAGGCCCTGCACCACGGGGATGTCCTGGACGGTCACCGCCTCCTCGACGAGCCGCCCGAAGCCCTGGCGGGAGAACACGGTCTCGGCCACGACGGACCCCGCGAGCAGGTGGCCGACGAGCACGCCCAGCACGGTCAGCGCCGGGAGCACCGCGTTGCGCACCACGTGCCGCGTGAGCACGCGGGTGCGGGTGGCGCCCTTGGCGAGCGCCGTCTCCACGTAGGGCGAGCGCCACGCGGCGTCGAGCCCCTGCGCGAGCACCTGGGCCACCGACGCCGACGCCGGGATCGCCAGCGTGACGGCCGGGAGCACGAGGGACGCGAAGCCCTCGTTGCCCACCGCGGGGAACCAGTACCAGCGGAAGGAGAAGAGCTGGAGGAGCAGCAGCCCCACCCAGAAGCCCGGCACGGCCACGCCGAGCGGAGGCAGCGCGAGCAGCAGCCCGCGCAGCCGGTCGGAGCGGGTCCAGGAGGCCAGCAGGGCGACGCCTCCGCCGACGACGACGGCGATCACGAGCGCGAGCCCCGCGAGCGCCGCCGTCTGCGGCAGGGCCTGGCCGATGAGCTCGCGCACCGGGGCGCCGCTCGAGAGCGAGGTGCCGAGGTCGCCGGTCAGGGTGTGCCCGAGCTGCGACAGGTACTGCTGGAGCGGTCCCTGGTCGAAGCCGTAGCGGGCGCGGAGCGCCGCGACCTGGGCCGGGTCGACGGACTGGCCGGCGGACGCGTTGTCGAGCATGACGCTCACGGGGTCGGACGGGAGCAGGTAGAGCACCACGAACGACACGGTGAAGGCGGCCCACAGCACGGCGGCGGCCGCGAGGACCCGGCCCAGGACGTAGCGCGTCATGTCACTTCCCCGCGATCCAGGCGTCGTGGAAGAGCAGGCGGCTGGAGGCGTCGAAGGTCACGCCGTGGACGTCCTTCGCGACGCCGATGGACTGCGCGAGCTCGAAGAGCGGGATGGCGTAGACCTGGTCGAGCACGGCCTCCTGGGCCTTGCCGATCGCGTCGGCGCGCGCGGCGGCGTCGGCCTGCGTGAGCTCGCCGGCGAGGAGGCCGTCGAGCACCGGGTCGGCGCCGCGCTTGTTGAGGTTGCTGCCCTGGACGCCGAACTGCGGGCGCAGGATGTCGCCGTCGGCGCGCGTGACGTTGTAGTAGTACGTGTCGTAGTCGCCGCTCTTCTGGGCGGCCGTCTGCTCGGCCTGGGTGAGCTGGCGCAGCTCCAGCTCGACGCCGACGGCGCGGAGCTGCTGCTGGACGAGCTCGAGCACGGCCTGCGAGCCGGTGAAGTTGGGGGCGTAGATGACGTCGAACGACAGCTTCTGACCGTCCTTCTCGCGGACGCCGTCGGCGCCCTTCGCCCAGCCGGCCGCGTCGAGCGCGGCGGTCGCGGCGTCGGCGTCGAAGGCGAGGTCCTTCGAGAGGTCGACGTAGCCGGGCGTGGTGGAGGCGAGCACGCTCGTGGCGGGCTTGAACGCGTCGGAGAGCACGGTGTCGACGAGCTCCTGGCGGTTGATCGCCTGGCTCACCGCGCGGCGCACCGCGACGTCGGCGAGCGGGCCGCTGGCGACGTTGGGCTGCAGGACGAACACGACGCCCGGGTTGGTGCGCGTGAGCAGCGAGCCGCCCGCACCGGAGATCTGCTGGACGTCCTGCGGCAGCACGTCACCGACGGCGTCGAACTGGCCGGAGGCGAGGCCGCCGGCGCGGACGCCCGACTCGGGGACGATGGAGAAGTCGATCTCGTCGACGTAGGCGGCGCCCTCGTGGTCGGCGACGCCGGAGGCCCACGCGTAGTCGGCGCGCTTGGTGATCACGGCGCCCTGGTCCTGCGTGTACGACTTCAGGACGAACGGGCCGGAGCCGACGACCTTGCCCTGGAGGCGGGCGGCCGGGTCGGCGGTCGCGGTGGCGTCCGAGAGGATCGCGAGCGTGACGGTCGAGCTGGCCTGGAGGAACTGGGCGTTCGCGGCCGCGAACACGACCGTGACGGTGTGCTCGTCGACGACCTTGGTCTCCTGGTAGCCCGCGAGGTAGCTGGCCGCGAGCGGCGCCGACGCGCCGAGGGGGCCGGTGAGGGCGTCGAAGTTCGCCTTGACCGTCGTCGCCGTCAGCGGCGTGCCGTCCGAGAACGTGACGTCGTCGCGCAGGTGGAACGTGAACTGCGTCAGGTCGTCGCTGACCTCCCAGGAGGTGGCGAGCCAGGGCTTGATCTCGCCCGTCTCCGGGTCCTGGTCGGTCAGCGAGTCGGCGAGCTGGCGGGCGATGTAGATGCTCACGTTCGAGCCCACCTGCTGCGGGTCGACGCCCGACGGCGAGGCGCCGAGCGCGAACCGCAGCGTGCCGCCCTCGACGGGCGTGCCGGCGTCGGCGGAGGGCGCACCCCCGGCGGCGGTGCCCGGTCCGGCGCAGGCCGTGAGGGCCAGCGCGGGGG
Coding sequences:
- a CDS encoding ABC transporter permease; this encodes MTRYVLGRVLAAAAVLWAAFTVSFVVLYLLPSDPVSVMLDNASAGQSVDPAQVAALRARYGFDQGPLQQYLSQLGHTLTGDLGTSLSSGAPVRELIGQALPQTAALAGLALVIAVVVGGGVALLASWTRSDRLRGLLLALPPLGVAVPGFWVGLLLLQLFSFRWYWFPAVGNEGFASLVLPAVTLAIPASASVAQVLAQGLDAAWRSPYVETALAKGATRTRVLTRHVVRNAVLPALTVLGVLVGHLLAGSVVAETVFSRQGFGRLVEEAVTVQDIPVVQGLVVVAAVVFVLVNLLVDLAYPLLDPRIDLTAAAGRGLLRLPRRSRSAGVPGRAAVPAAPAELRSAA
- a CDS encoding ABC transporter substrate-binding protein — encoded protein: MPRTVPARWRLAAAALVVAPALALTACAGPGTAAGGAPSADAGTPVEGGTLRFALGASPSGVDPQQVGSNVSIYIARQLADSLTDQDPETGEIKPWLATSWEVSDDLTQFTFHLRDDVTFSDGTPLTATTVKANFDALTGPLGASAPLAASYLAGYQETKVVDEHTVTVVFAAANAQFLQASSTVTLAILSDATATADPAARLQGKVVGSGPFVLKSYTQDQGAVITKRADYAWASGVADHEGAAYVDEIDFSIVPESGVRAGGLASGQFDAVGDVLPQDVQQISGAGGSLLTRTNPGVVFVLQPNVASGPLADVAVRRAVSQAINRQELVDTVLSDAFKPATSVLASTTPGYVDLSKDLAFDADAATAALDAAGWAKGADGVREKDGQKLSFDVIYAPNFTGSQAVLELVQQQLRAVGVELELRQLTQAEQTAAQKSGDYDTYYYNVTRADGDILRPQFGVQGSNLNKRGADPVLDGLLAGELTQADAAARADAIGKAQEAVLDQVYAIPLFELAQSIGVAKDVHGVTFDASSRLLFHDAWIAGK